ATTGAGCAGACCAAGAGAGAAATTTCTGTTATGAGGCTGGTGAAACACCCAAATGTGGTTGAGTTTTATGAGGTAATGGCTACCAAAACCAAGATTTACTTTGTCATGGAATATGTGAAAGGTGGCGAGCTCTTCAACAAGGTTGCCAAAGGGAAGCTTCAGGAGGACATGGCCAGGAAGTACTTTCAACAGCTGATCAGTGCTGTTGATTATTGCCATAGTAGAGGTGTTTATCACCGCGATTTGAAGCTGGAGAATTTGCTGTTGGATGAGAATGGAGTGTTGAAGGTAACGGATTTCGGGTTAAGTGCGCTTGTTGAGTCTAGGCCAGAAGAACATGTCATGCTGAAAACAGCTTGTGGAACTCCTGCTTATGCAGCTCCTGAAGTTTTGTGCAGAAGAGGGTATGATGGGGCTAAAGCCGATATATGGTCTTGTGGGGTGATCTTGTTTGTCCTTTTAGCTGGTTATTTGCCTTTCCATGATACAAATCTCATGGAATTGTATAAGAAAATAGGCAAGGCAAACTATAAATGTCCTAAATGGTTCTCACTAGAAATGCGAAAACTGCAGGCTAGAATTCTAAATCCTAACCCGAATAAGAGGATTTCAATTGCCAGAATTATGGAAAATCCATGGTTCACAAAAGGGTTCAATTGTGAAGCCATAATAATAAGTAATTCAGAAGTAGTTCCATTGGATTCTGATGCAGCATTTGGTCATTGTGAGAATAGTGATACCAGCTTAGAGGCAAAACAAGAGTTAGCCAAACCTACTAATTTGAATGCTTTTGATATCATTTCTCTTTCAACTGGATTCGATCTTTCTGGTTTGTTTACAGAAAAGGATGACAAGAGAGTAGTACAATTTACATCCACACGCTCTGCCTCGTCGATCATGTTGAAATTGGAGGACATTGCTCAACATCTGAGGCTGAAGGTGAAAAAGGACAGGGGGTCCCTGAAAATGGAGGGATCAAAGGAAGGCAGAAAAGGACCAATTTCAATTCAAGCTGAGATATATGAATTCACACCCTCCTTTCACCTGGTTGAGGTAAGCAAGTCCAGTGGTGATACATTGGAATACAAAACAATAATGAAAAAGGATATAAGACCAGCTTTAAAAGACATTGTTTGGGCATGGCAAGGTGAACAGATGCAGCAAGAATAATAACAACACAACCATCAACAATTTCTGCATAATTACATTCTATTTTAGTGTGCTCATTTTCTTAATGTATACATATGTTGTATTATTTGATGTTTTACTAATAATGGTATCAATTATGATGAGATTATTTGGGCACAAGAAAGCAATAAATCTTTGTACGTTTTATTCATAGATTGAATCTCCTTTTAATAGAGTTTTCATTTctgattgttattattatttttgttttgctTAAATATAGACTATGAATTGCTAAGCTATCTCGTAATATAAGAACTACCGTaggcatttttttttctttcagtatCCATTCTCTTGGAACGACCACATCCAtacgtttttattttattttatttaaaacatgaCATAAATAGTGTTCCTTTTCCAGTATTTTTTCCAACAAAAGTGTAAATCAAACTAGAGGGCGGTTAATCATTCTCTATAATATGGTTGAGTCTAATCCGAAATATAACTTAATTGTCACCAATAAAGAAAGCAACATCAcgaatatttttaatttttttaatcacaATCCAATTTGAAAACTTTAAATAATATTGTCAAACGTTCGTAACCATGTTCGAATTAGTGAAGCAACTCTCCACATGATATGGGTCAAAAACATATAAAGCTTTGCAActtttataaattattaaaaactgttataagttattaaaaataaaaagtgtaTGGTTTAGATTTCCTCTTTAATGAGAGTCCCACATTCTTTAGAAACATTTGCTGAGACTCTCTAAACTTTAATAAAACTCAGCATTTCACATCATTTTATGTGATCATGAGTGAAAATATGATACAACAATAGGAATTAATTTGACAGCATAGAAAATTTTATTAAAcatgatttatatatatgtgattgttatattttttattgtttattaaagttttttctattttttttttcttatagttttttctttttttctatttttttcctagtaattttttcatttaatttaagtCCTTTAAAAATTAAAGTATATTTTCTAATAATTTTTTCTAGTTAAATTGTTTttatatattagtttttattaaataaaactatttttcttttaattttagaattaatataggttatttttatatataattttagttATTTGGGTAGTTTCGCTGTATATGATTGATAAAACCataattttgattaaataattaagatccccataaaaaatttgaaaaaagtgaattaaaagaaaaagaaaatattgTCATGAATGCTTTGAGATTCCTAGTCATGAGCCTAAAGTTTGAATTAGATAAAATGTATATTATTATATGTCTACATGTAGATGACTTACTTATTTTTGTTCAAATATTCATATTGCCAATAATATGAAATTTGTGCTTTGCCATAACATTAATAGGAAAGATTTTGGAGAGTGAATGTGATCTTGTAATCAAGATTACTAGGTCTCGAAAGGAAACCTGTTTGGATAAATCTCTTGACATTGAGAAAGATCTTAAATACatgtaattatttatattgtatttaCCTTGATGCAGTGAATGATTTAAAATGTATTAATGTCCTTTTTAGCGGAGGCGGACCCACATAAAGCTTAGGGCAGGCGACCGCTcgattgaaaaaaatatataaaatatatctattttaattaattaatgtatatatttttaattaaagtaagtatttaataattaaaattttagtaTAATGATCAAActcatttatataattaataaaaataagggcattttcttttttatttatatgcggtttattttttattttttagaaaacacaTACAACAAAGCTCTTACCAGATTTGAACCATtgcaaataaaatatttttgaattaGCACATTAAAATgagttaaaaatattttttttttcttaagattCAATTCTattgtgtatattttttttattatttagtaTCGATTTAAATAGTTTCCCAGCAAGATAGGGAAAAACAGCCTTGGAGGCTAGAATATAAATAGGCCTCAAAGAGTTCCTGAAATTTTTTCCTGAGCTCACATGAAGAAAGGCCTTTTTGACATCGAGCTGATGCAGTGACCAAGATCTGTTAGCTGCAACTGACAGAATGACTCGTATGGAATTGAGTTTAATATTTGACTTAgcataataaaatgaattaaaaataaaatatttttgaattaGCACAATTCAATGAgctaaaaatgaattttttttcattGATAAGATTTCATtctattgtatatattttttattatttagtatcgatttaaataatttaatattcaatatttgaattaacaaaataaaatgagTTAAAAATTGATTTCTTTTTGTTAAGATTTCATTATATtgtgtatattttttattatttaatatcgATTTAAATGATTTGATATTCGATATTTATATATGTCGTAATTAAAGTTTGTCTCAatttcttaatatatttttttttgttttctatattatttttttaaaaaattgctCCCACTAAAATTGAATCTAAAATTTGCCATTGCTGTTTAGGTAGTGGTCCTTGCTATTTCGTCCCTAGAATTGGGAATGTTGCATGCCACTCACTTGCTAAAGCTAGTCTTTCTTTAGCTTTTGATATATTTTGGGATGAAACGGTTCCTTAGTGTATTTTTCACATGTTATTGAGGTTGAATCATTTTAATAAAATTCCCCAAGTTTccattaaacaaaactaacttgtACACTTTATGATCATAGTGTAAATTTGTTCAAGAACATTGGTGACCATATTAGGCAATCTGAGTATGTGAGCATTAAAGGTAGCCTTCAATATGCTACTAGTTGCACTAAACCCGACATGAGTATTGACATGCTATAAATTAGGTCATGAGATACCTTAAGAGAAATGGCTCAAAACCATGAAACTCGAGATATAGTCTATATATTCCAACTCATTCTAGGATCTTTGTAGATCTTTCCCATGATGTGAGACTAATTAGATGCAAATGAATATACAAAGAGAAAGAGAGGAGTTGATGGAAAAGTATAGACTTTCAAAGCTTAGCTTATAGCCAAATGCTACTCACAGAAAGAGAACGTGAACTATGAAAAAATATTTTCTCCTGTGGTCATGCTTAAATTCATCCACATCCTCTTATCCATTACCAACTATCTCAACTATGAAATTTGACAAATGGACGTCAAAATGACATTTCTGAATAACCATCTTAACAAAATCATATTTATGATGCAACCAGAAGGTTTTGTAAAGCAAAGTCACGAACAAAAAGTTTACAAGCTGCAATGGTTCGCATATGGACTCAAACAGGTGTTCGGGTTATAGAATATAAGATTTGGTATAtgcaaatgaaaaaaaattataattttttgcatgactttttcttcaaggaaaaaaaattgttaaaagcAAAATATAACAAGTTGTTGTTTTACGTGTGACAtgaaatttataatattttttattaaattctagCAAGTGTATATACCTTAAGCTTCTCAATAGAAAATATTTGTTAGTGTCATTCTAACAAGACGTTTTAATACTAAGAGTGCGTTTGATGTGTCACATTGTAACGTATTGTATTATATTAGGATGTATAGCAAATTCTTATGtacaatattttaataaaaatcaataccaaataggattctatataaaaatatgatattaaATACAATCTCATATAAtacaatacaaaaaaaaaaaatttaaataattaattagttatttattATAAAAGATTAAAACACTAAGtctcaatataaataaatatatatataatgtttgaGTACATATTttaagtgcacatatcattactcattaaCAATTACAATTTTAATTCCAAAatctaaatttaaaaatagaaacTCGTATACTAATAACTTAATGCAACCTTCTATAACAAATCATTAGAAATATAATCATGATGGAGTAGTAACTATTGAAAACTCAACATTGGTCTATTGTAACTATTCTATTGAAAACTCAAtatgaaaatattttaaaaaattcaaatagaAAATTGTTGGAActtttatgaattatttaaaatagaAAGTGTCTTTTTGAGATTGTACTCTGTAATAAGTGTCCAACATTGATTAGAAATATTTCCTTGGAAGAACATATAAAGTGGGTGCCAGGGGTATCAGTTTTTGTGAAAAGGAGAGAAGATCGACCAATGTTGTTCTGAGCCACAAGAGGACATCAGTAGCGGAAAAAAAAAGTTTCAACCACAGGCAGGTAAGATCACAATTATATATACTATTAGAAATAGAAAGGGAAAACCAAGCAGAAACTCCAGCTGTATTGGTAGGTCTGCACAAAGATTATTTTGCTTATAGTTTGGTACATTAAAGTTTCTGCATTTAATAGATGCTGCTAGTAAAACAAGAAGAGAATAAAAAGGTTTCATAAGACCTGCATGGCTTAGCGAAGCAATTCATTTGCTTTGTTTAACCAAACAAAGTAAATTTCTTCCATGAACATGACGAAGTGCACCTGCAAACAACATTATAAGAATTAACCATAATGTTTCAAAAGATTCCACAGCTCAATAGAATGATTGTTTTATTCAACTTCTGTTATCTGAATATTACACTAGTGTGTTGGTATATAAAACTTTAAGAAGTTACTAAACTAGGAATTCACCAATAAAACAAGGTATTGATAAGAGTAGAATTAGACAATCAAGTGAAATGCAAACAAATTCTGTAAACCCTGCTCATGAATGTGTTAGTAGGAGAGAGAAATAGAAAGAATGAGAGGGGTGGGTAATTAGTTATGGATTTGTAGTAGAAAAGATTTTCGGCAGTATAATTTTAAGAACTGAATGAATCATACTATGAATTTCAAATTCACAGTTCGAGCAAGTTTTTAGTCTCTTCACAATTGAATAAATTATATTATTCCTCTCATACCAAATGCAAGAAAGGAAGAATCCTAACTTCAAATCCACAATCTTTCATTGGTTGTGCTGCTCTTCTCCATCCTAGTCCCTCTTAACCAAAGTACTTAAATCATGAAAGCAATGCACGTATAGAATACCTCTTTAATATCATTTGCAAACTCTTTAATTGTAGATATGGCTACTGTGGCAGCTTCTTCATAAGGATATCTGAAGAGTACAATAGTTAGAAGAAGAACTTCGAATTTATTCATACAAATGCCAAAATGAGCAAATAGAATAATTCGAATGACATCGAGTTCCACTGTCAAAGTCATAATGCCATCAATAGGACCTTGATCTACATAGTTGTAAATAATTGGAAAATAGATATAATAGAGAATATCATCTGGTTTTGACTTATTATTACAATAACTTCATTACAATAATCCATATCGTACACATCAAATTTCAGATCAAACTTACCCATAGACTCCACAAGATATAGCAGGAAAGGCAATATACTGAATGTTGCTCTCCTTGGCAACCCTCAAGCTATTTCTGTAATCAAATTAAGCAGAGCAAAAAAGGTCCACCATTAGGAGCCACAAAATAAATCTAGAAGAGCAACAATAGAATAAAGCAAGAAACACCATGAATACTTGTATGCATTTCTCAGAGAGTCTGGAGCAGTAGGGTTGCCACCATAGATGGGTCCAACAGTGAAAATCACATGTGATGCAGGCAGCTTAAAACCTCTGCATATTCATAGCAAATCATTGTCTTAATCAAGTGactgttaaatgaaaacattaaaCTACACCATCATTTTGGAAAGACATTTGAAAACAGAAGAGGTTGTTTACGCGGTAATCCTTGCTTCTCCAGTGGGGCAGCGAACACCAGGTCTTACTTCTGGGACACTATAACATGCTTTCAGAAGATCTGGGCCAGCAGCCCTATGTATGgctagaaaaaatgaaaaaacaaaatcaaaacttGTACCATATTTGTATCCTGAAAAGTTCATCTATATAGATTTTACCTCCATCTGCACCACCACCTCCTAGCATTCGCTCATTCGCAGGATTAACCTAATAATACgtgtataaatatatttataagaaTTTACTACCGTTAGTTTAAGGTGGATATACTAATAGAGTTCAAATCCAAGCAAAATCATTGGTAATAGCTAAAACACAGAAATCATAAGATTTTAAACATATAAATCTAACAAGCAAAGCATTTATCAAAGATTCGTAAGCTTAATATGTAATAATATAATACAGAATCTTTTGTTTTCTCAtactttcctctttttttttccgGCAACCAAACAGAGAGCTTTAAAGCAGAATCCACGAACCCAGAATCTAATAAACTACAGTAaaaccaaaaaataaaaagaaagagggAGAGGTACTGACTATGGCGTCGGTCGTTCCGTCGACGAACCACTTAGTGAGGTCTCCTCTCTGAATAACGAGAGAGCTGGACGCAGACAAAGGGAAGCGAGCTACTCCATCGCTAGCTCCAGGTCCGGCACCAGCAGTATCCATGGAAAGTTTGCGAAAACGATGACTTCTGAGGTGTTGGTTTGGGTATTGCTCTGTGAGTCTGAGAGTTGTTGTTGTGAGTAGTCGGGACGCTCTACTCAAAATGCTCGTCATTACATTTACATCTACGGGTACGACTTCAACGCAGTCGCACGCGCAACTACGAGGAAGAAAGCTTGGGAAAGCTATGGAGATTATTGGGCCGAATCAACTTTCAACCGGACCTTCATGAGCCCAATGTTTCAGCTGCGTATCACTTTTTATGGAGCTGATCATGAAAATCCACTTTTCATTCTCTTTTTAGAGTATTCTTAATGAAGAGGAGTAAAATACATTATTTTTCAAACTATAgataaaaaatggttaaagtaGAATTCCAATAAATTAGGTAAACTTGGATTAATTTACTTTTCTTCTACCAAAATGAACAGTATTTTTCTAATCATTATAAATCAAGctacaaatattttattaattttgtatatatatgtgtgatactaaatgggaaatttgacttttaatgcattaagtgacactgtatttaaaaaataccctCTCACTATATGACTTTCATTTTGGTCCTACTAATGAtcttactacccaaaatacccctagcatTTTTTCTCACAGACTCTCTGTATTCTCTCCCAAAGTCCTGAAGCAAGCAAACTTTGTAACACTTAAACCCGATTGAATCCGTCAGAACTCAAccattgtcttccacgaccacgaaCAAGGGCTCCCAAAGTCTCGGAGTTGACGatcggagaaggggaaggagaaaacgtCGAGCAAATAGATCAAACTTTTAGGAAACAACCccaaagaaagcgaaggtgagggatttcgtttttaatctgcaatatgtgtatgtgcctggttttttttattgatttttgtttATAGGATAGATCGGAGctggggaatgaagaaatctgggtttttttcgaGATTTTTTATGCACCTCGATAGCATATGTTAGGGTCTGGATTTGACTatgcctcgataggccttgatGGGACTCGATGAAATTTTAGGCTTATAGAAATTTTTAGCATATACCTCAATAGGACTCGATGTTATTGGCCATATGTTGATTTAGCCTTtgcctcgataggtctcgataagactcgatgataTGGGTACATGGCTGATTTTAGCacctgcctcgataggcctcgatgggactcgatgcTACTGGCCATATGGCTTATGTAGCATTTGCCTCaataggaatcgataggcctcgatatgaCTCGATGATACgaggctttgggatttttagcacctacctcgataggactcgatagtaaccagatgatatcatgctttgggatttttagcacctacctcgataggactcgatagtaaccagatgatatcatgctttgggatttttaggacctaccttgataggcctcgatagtaacctgatgatatcatgctttgggattttag
This genomic interval from Humulus lupulus chromosome 8, drHumLupu1.1, whole genome shotgun sequence contains the following:
- the LOC133798224 gene encoding CBL-interacting protein kinase 18-like; the protein is MEINKGNVLMQKYDVGKLLGQGNFGKVYHGRHLETGQSVAIKVIDKEKIMKVGMIEQTKREISVMRLVKHPNVVEFYEVMATKTKIYFVMEYVKGGELFNKVAKGKLQEDMARKYFQQLISAVDYCHSRGVYHRDLKLENLLLDENGVLKVTDFGLSALVESRPEEHVMLKTACGTPAYAAPEVLCRRGYDGAKADIWSCGVILFVLLAGYLPFHDTNLMELYKKIGKANYKCPKWFSLEMRKLQARILNPNPNKRISIARIMENPWFTKGFNCEAIIISNSEVVPLDSDAAFGHCENSDTSLEAKQELAKPTNLNAFDIISLSTGFDLSGLFTEKDDKRVVQFTSTRSASSIMLKLEDIAQHLRLKVKKDRGSLKMEGSKEGRKGPISIQAEIYEFTPSFHLVEVSKSSGDTLEYKTIMKKDIRPALKDIVWAWQGEQMQQE
- the LOC133798225 gene encoding uncharacterized protein LOC133798225, which encodes MTSILSRASRLLTTTTLRLTEQYPNQHLRSHRFRKLSMDTAGAGPGASDGVARFPLSASSSLVIQRGDLTKWFVDGTTDAIVNPANERMLGGGGADGAIHRAAGPDLLKACYSVPEVRPGVRCPTGEARITAGFKLPASHVIFTVGPIYGGNPTAPDSLRNAYKNSLRVAKESNIQYIAFPAISCGVYGYPYEEAATVAISTIKEFANDIKEVHFVMFMEEIYFVWLNKANELLR